Proteins from a genomic interval of Cydia amplana chromosome 8, ilCydAmpl1.1, whole genome shotgun sequence:
- the LOC134650374 gene encoding uncharacterized protein LOC134650374, whose amino-acid sequence MSRRRHEETGEEQWARLMEDYERMFQEDRRPKRRRIIYSSSSSEDEDVPPEEHLSPTNVDAEVLEETNPVVSPANEEVADNFDPDLIKALGETETEQGEFGVDLQPDIASRFQQILINGLKKETREELLKKYLFPSNVPLAKAPTLNPEVAAMLVETCRLRDKRLYGKQDQLGRALAAVGKALTYLLKKNPDIAEVISTLNDAGKLIADSHYAETDTRRSVIIPLVDKSLIESFKDRKRDSFLFGDKLGDLVNTSKGIKKTSQFIQASTSANAGLNSTGPPPYRPRQQRARQYYPRRVGGPPTTYPPHQLVNRRRELPTRAPGRRYPPPPPPPPPPRARRHPPQTHRSTYRDRDRN is encoded by the exons atgtcacGTCGTCGTCATGAAGAAACCGGTGAAGAACAATGGGCCCGGCTAATGGAGGATTACGAACGGATGTTTCAAGAGGATCGAAGACCGAAACGTCGGCGTATTATATACTCCAGCTCCAGTAGTGAAGATGAAGATGTGCCACCCGAAG AACATCTCAGTCCTACGAATGTGGATGCTGAGGTTTTAGAAGAAACCAATCCGGTTGTTTCTCCCGCCAATGAAGAGGTCGCGGATAATTTTGACCCAGATTTAATAAAAGCTCTTGGCGAAACGGAAACCGAGCAAGGTGAATTTGGAGTGGACCTGCAACCTGACATCGCCAGTCGTTTccaacagattttgataaacGGCTTAAAAAAGGAAACGCGGGAGGAgttattgaaaaaatatttgtttcccAGCAATGTTCCTCTGGCCAAAGCTCCTACACTGAACCCGGAGGTAGCAGCAATGCTGGTGGAGACTTGCCGCCTTCGGGACAAGCGATTATATGGTAAGCAGGATCAGCTTGGGAGAGCTCTTGCGGCTGTCGGGAAGGCCCTGACATATTTATTAAAGAAGAACCCTGACATTGCCGAGGTGATATCTACTTTGAATGATGCCGGCAAACTAATCGCCGATTCTCATTATGCGGAAACCGACACCCGTCGATCAGTCATTATACCTCTGGTTGATAAATCTCTCATTGAATCCTTTAAGGACAGGAAAAGAGATAGTTTTTTGTTCGGTGACAAATTGGGCGACTTAGTAAACACCTCAAAGGGCATAAAGAAGACAAGTCAATTTATACAAGCATCGACATCGGCAAACGCAGGGTTAAACTCGACAGGCCCACCGCCTTATCGACCGCGGCAACAACGAGCCAGGCAATACTACCCGCGTCGTGTCGGTGGGCCGCCGACGACCTACCCTCCGCACCAGCTCGTGAATCGGCGGCGCGAACTACCGACGCGAGCGCCCGGTCGACGTTACCCCCCGCCgcctccgccgccgccgccaccgcgcgCTCGACGTCACCCGCCGCAGACGCATCGTTCAACCTATCGGGATCGGGACCGCAATTAG
- the LOC134650038 gene encoding uncharacterized protein LOC134650038 — protein sequence MSPGKRNGRQPDYNDVNAETSRDNGMAMLHLTEGLVPKFTGQDKTYPAARWVQDVEDSTELCGWTPLQQLLMARRSLAGTALLWYRAERIFKTWDEFKAAILKEFPDNIDAKAIHELMSSRHKKPSKSCLEYLFTMKELGKRGKMADYVAIKYIVEGIKDQEVNKIMLYGVTTYSDLKEKLKIYEQLKSNMASSSSSRDTSRSNSKQTEKNEKTHGRFIRCYSCGEKNHSSVDCPHKEKGLKCFRCDDFGHISSQCGTAVSSATASTSSSHGKSDVKSATSGEGGSTGKKWPTATNGANVAAKRGFYGSTSDGHIPSSDDGIGESSAMAAKHCLLAVMAGEVNNMNRTITPKKKPVKQVHLFDKDVMALIDSGCEVSLISIECYNDLGAPEFDKTDDFLTGLGQNQVDCYGQICLNIEIDELWYKDVKFRIVPSHTVPYSMILGEDFLLRVTLVMESNNVWLIPRDRWVCEIRVCDSLVTGSSPDIEKRVNDLVESYVPRKTKEAPVKLKIVLKDDIPVAQRPRRLAPAEQEEVDRQVNKWLEDGVVRRLRMMLWYDWVKYWRWLRNMASRLIGKSRNLSNDKWSTLDM from the exons ATGTCTCCAGGCAAACGTAACGGCAGACAACCAGACTATAACGACGTAAATGCTGAAACATCGCGAGATAACGGCATGGCGATGTTGCATCTCACTGAAGGGCTGGTCCCCAAGTTCACTGGTCAAGATAAGACGTATCCAGCGGCCAGATGGGTTCAAGACGTCGAGGACAGCACCGAGCTCTGTGGGTGGACTCCGTTGCAACAGCTGTTGATGGCGAGACGGTCGTTAGCAGGCACGGCGTTACTGTGGTACCGGGCAGAGCGCATTTTTAAGACGTGGGACGAGTTTAAAGCCGCTATCCTCAAGGAGTTCCCTGATAACATCGACGCGAAGGCTATACACGAGCTGATGAGTTCCAGACATAAAAAACCAAGTAAATCGTGTTTAGAGTACTTATTTACCATGAAAGAGTTAGGTAAACGAGGAAAAATGGCAGACTACGTAGCTATTAAATACATAGTAGAAGGAATTAAGGATCAAGAAGTGAATAAGATAATGTTATACGGCGTTACGACATACAGTGACCTGAAAGAAAAGCTGAAGATTTATGAACAATTGAAATCAAACATGGCGAGTTCGAGTTCAAGCCGAGATACAAGTCGTTCGAATTCGAAGCAAACAGAGAAAAATGAGAAGACGCACGGGCGATTCATACGTTGCTACAGCTGTGGGGAAAAGAATCATTCATCAGTAGACTGTCCCCACAAGGAGAAGGGCTTAAAATGCTTCAGATGCGACGATTTTGGGCATATTTCATCTCAATGCGGAACTGCTGTGTCATCAGCCACTGCAAGTACTTCATCGTCACACGGGAAGAGTGACGTGAAATCGGCAACGAGCGGTGAAGGTGGCAGCACTGGGAAGAAATGGCCGACCGCGACGAATGGCGCTAATGTCGCAGCGAAACGTGGTTTTTACGGTTCGACGAGTGATGGTCACATCCCTAGTAGCGACGACGGGATTGGCGAATCGAGCGCAATGGCGGCGAAGCATTGTCTACTAGCTGTCATGGCCGGCGAGGTAAACAACATGAATCGGACGATTACACCGAAAAAGAAGCCGGTGAAACAAGTTCATTTGTTCGACAAAGATGTTATGGCGTTGATTGACTCTGGGTGTGAAGTGAGTTTGATATCAATCGAGTGCTACAACGATTTAGGTGCGCCAGAGTTTGACAAAACTGACGATTTCTTAACGGGATTAGGCCAGAATCAAGTGGATTGTTATGGACAGATTTGTCTGAATATTGAAATAGACGAGTTGTGGTATAAGGACGTTAAGTTTCGTATAGTTCCTAGCCATACCGTGCCATACAGTATGATTCTCGGTGAAGATTTCTTGTTGCGTGTCACACTTGTTATGGAGTCTAACAATGTATGGTTAATACCGCGTGATAGGTGGGTGTGCGAGATAAGGGTGTGTGATTCTCTTGTTACAGGTTCTAGTCCAGACATTGAAAAACGTGTGAATGACCTGGTGGAGTCATACGTACCGCGTAAGACGAAGGAAGCGCCTGTCAAGTTGAAAATTGTGCTGAAAGATGACATCCCTGTTGCACAACGACCCCGAAGACTGGCTCCAGCGGAACAAGAGGAGGTTGACCGACAAGTGAATAAGTGGCTTGAAGACGGCGTGGTAAGG AGACTGAGGATGATGCTGTGGTACGACTGGGTGAAGTATTGGAGGTGGCTTCGCAATATGGCCTCGAGATTAATTGGAAAAAGTCGCAACTTGTCCAACGACAAGTGGAGTACCTTGGACATGTGA